One Glycine soja cultivar W05 chromosome 2, ASM419377v2, whole genome shotgun sequence genomic region harbors:
- the LOC114391107 gene encoding protein FLOWERING LOCUS D, whose amino-acid sequence MDPPLQFSSPQNPNPNPNPNPNPNHNVFLDPTSDSIPNLLQNPIHYLSFSVPKKRRRGRSQRNPASFRLPPLTTLPTAANPSPSASDEIIFINKEPKTEALIALTAGFPADSLTEEEIDAAVLPVIGGIEQVNYTLIRNHIIAKWRENVSNWVSKKTFLDYIPPHYHSLLDSAYNYLVSHGYINFGVASSIKERVPAEASRPAVIVVGAGLAGLAAARQLLRFGFKVTVLEGRKRAGGRVYTKKMEGGNRMCAAADLGGSVLTGTLGNPLGIVARQLGELLHKVRDKCPLYCVNGMPVDPDMDVKVESAFNRLLDKASRLRQLMGEVSVDVSLGAALETFSQVYKDAVSDEEMNLFNWHLANLEYANAGLLSNLSLAFWDQDDPYDMGGDHCFLPGGNGKLVQALSENVPILYEKTVHMIRYSGDGVQVTAGSQVFEGDMALCTVPLGVLKKGFIKFIPELPQRKLDGIKRLGFGLLNKVAMLFPHVFWEMDLDTFGHLSDDPSRRGEFFLFYSYVTVAGGPLLIALVAGEAAHKFESMPPTDAVTRVLQILKGIYEPKGITVPEPIQTVCTRWGSDPFCFGSYSNVAVGASGDDYDILAESVGDGRLFFAGEATTRRYPATMHGAFLSGLREAANMAHHDNIRTLKMKVDKAPSNAHSCASLLADLFREPDIEFGSFSVIFARKNTDPKSPAILRVTFNEARKKCHEVAKQDQQHSNKLLFQQLQSHFNQQQQLHVYTLLSRQQVIDLREVRGGDEMRLNYLCEKLGVKLVGRKGLGMNADSIIDSIKAERGNRKPVSTSLALKPGVSSKLKAAGIMKRKLVRRAKVVRKSNGSINVRSAIKVSEEVKITNQVLPDVPVSGSNQNDLTNS is encoded by the exons ATGGATCCCCCACTCCAATTTTCCTCTCCCCAAAACCCCAACCCCAACCCCAACCCCAACCCCAACCCCAACCACAACGTGTTCTTGGACCCAACCTCCGATTCAATCCCAAACCTCCTCCAAAACCCGATCCACTACCTCTCCTTCTCCGTCCCCAAGAAACGCCGCCGCGGCCGCTCCCAGCGCAATCCGGCGTCGTTTCGCCTCCCTCCTCTCACCACCCTCCCTACCGCCGCCAACCCTTCTCCCTCAGCCTCCGACGAAATCATCTTCATCAACAAAGAGCCCAAAACCGAAGCCCTAATCGCCCTCACCGCTGGGTTCCCAGCGGACTCCCTCACGGAGGAGGAGATCGACGCCGCCGTGCTCCCGGTCATCGGCGGCATCGAGCAGGTCAACTACACTCTCATCCGGAACCACATAATTGCCAAATGGCGCGAAAATGTCTCCAATTGGGTGAGTAAGAAAACCTTCCTCGATTACATTCCGCCGCATTACCATTCGCTTTTGGATTCTGCGTATAACTACCTTGTCTCGCATGGTTACATCAATTTCGGAGTGGCTTCTTCGATTAAAGAGAGGGTTCCCGCGGAGGCGAGCAGGCCGGCGGTGATTGTCGTCGGCGCTGGGCTTGCCGGGCTGGCTGCCGCGCGGCAGCTCCTGAGGTTTGGGTTTAAGGTGACGGTGTTGGAAGGAAGGAAGCGAGCCGGGGGGCGGGTTTATACGAAGAAGATGGAGGGAGGGAATAGGATGTGTGCTGCTGCTGATTTGGGAGGGAGTGTGTTGACTGGTACATTGGGGAATCCACTTGGGATTGTGGCTAGGCAGTTGGGTGAGTTGCTTCATAAGGTGAGGGATAAATGCCCGCTTTATTGTGTGAACGGGATGCCGGTTGATCCGGATATGGATGTGAAGGTGGAGTCTGCGTTTAATCGGTTGCTTGATAAGGCGAGTAGGCTGAGGCAGCTGATGGGGGAGGTTTCGGTGGATGTGTCGCTCGGGGCTGCGCTGGAGACATTCAGTCAGGTTTATAAGGACGCAGTGAGTGATGAGGAAATGAATTTGTTTAATTGGCATCTCGCAAATTTGGAGTATGCGAATGCGGGGTTGTTGTCAAATCTTTCGCTTGCGTTTTGGGACCAGGATGATCCATATGATATGGGGGGAGACCATTGCTTTTTGCCTGGGGGAAATGGGAAGCTGGTTCAGGCTTTGTCAGAGAATGTGCCGATTTTGTATGAGAAGACTGTGCATATGATTAGGTATAGTGGCGATGGAGTGCAGGTGACTGCAGGGAGTCAGGTGTTTGAGGGTGATATGGCATTGTGCACGGTTCCATTAGGTGTGTTGAAGAAAGGGTTTATCAAGTTTATACCGGAGTTGCCTCAGAGGAAGCTTGATGGAATAAAGAGATTGGGGTTTGGTCTGCTGAATAAGGTTGCCATGCTTTTTCCTCATGTATTTTGGGAGATGGATCTTGACACATTTGGGCATCTTTCTGATGATCCAAGTCGTCGAGgggagttttttttgttttacagtTATGTAACTGTTGCTGGTGGTCCCCTGTTGATTGCTTTGGTAGCAGGGGAAGCTGCGCATAAGTTTGAGAGCATGCCCCCGACAGATGCGGTCACACGGGTTCTCCAAATACTCAAGG GTATCTATGAACCAAAAGGAATCACTGTTCCTGAACCTATCCAAACCGTATGTACTAGATGGGGCAGTGATCCATTCTGCTTTGGTTCTTACTCTAATGTTGCAGTCGGAGCTTCTGGTGATGATTATGATATTTTAGCAGAAAGTGTGGGAGATGGTAGACTTTTCTTTGCTGGGGAAGCAACCACTAGGCGCTATCCTGCTACTATGCACGGGGCTTTCCTAAGTGGTCTAAGAGAAGCTGCTAATATGGCCCACCATGATAATATTCGAACACTGAAGATGAAAGTTGATAAGGCCCCTTCAAATGCTCATTCCTGTGCTTCCCTTCTTGCAGATTTATTTAGAGAACCTGATATAGAATTTGGGAGCTTTTCTGTCATTTTTGCTCGGAAGAATACAGACCCCAAGTCACCAGCAATCTTGAGGGTAACATTTAATGAGGCTAGAAAGAAATGTCATGAAGTTGCAAAACAGGACCAACAACACTCAAACAAATTACTTTTTCAGCAGCTTCAGTCACATTTTAATCAACAACAGCAGCTTCATGTTTACACTTTATTGTCAAGACAACAGGTTATTGACCTAAGAGAGGTAAGAGGTGGTGATGAAATGAGATTAAATTACCTTTGTGAAAAGCTAGGAGTGAAACTGGTTGGAAGAAAAGGATTGGGAATGAATGCTGATTCAATCATTGATTCCATTAAAGCTGAAAGGGGCAATCGTAAGCCCGTTTCAACCTCTCTGGCTCTTAAACCAG GGGTGTCGTCAAAGCTAAAGGCGGCGGGCATTATGAAGCGCAAGTTAGTCAG AAGGGCAAAAGTGGTGAGGAAAAGCAATGGGTCCATAAATGTGCGGAGTGCCATCAAAGTATCTGAAGAGGTTAAAATAACAAATCAAGTGCTTCCTGATGTACCTGTTTCag GGAGCAATCAAAATGACTTGACAAATTCATAA